ctgccgtcctagtcactgccgttgtgtccttgggcaagacactttacccacctgctcccagtgccacccacactggtttaaaaataaatagataaaatctCACTTATAATCTCTGCCACCTCATCAACGTTCTGTTCTCTTTCTTTGTGGGTTATAAAAGTGCAGCTAATGGTCTGGAAAAAACTGCAAATAAACGGTATGAGTTCTGACTTGTACTCAAATTGGACTTGTAGAAAAGGGGACTCGTTTGAAAGCCCAACACCGAGGTGAGTTTCATGCCAGAGACCAAGCAAAGGTGGACTAGAGGCCTTCACGGTCCACAGGTGAATAAAGCCTAACTCACTGGGGAGCATCAGTGCCAATCAATCATCCCAGGTGACGTCCCCAACGTCACACGGGAGACGACGGAAGGCAAAGGCTGACATTTCCCGACCAAGGCTGAGACTTAATAATGTGTCGGCGCTGCGGGACATCTTGCAGACTCTTCTCATCTTCCCTCCTCGCTCTCGCTGGACCAGATATTAGCTGACATTTAGCCACCTGCTCGCTGCACTTTGGCACAGGAGGACCTGGTGTTGGTTCAGGTGCAGGAGAATAGATGTCTGAGCTCCAGGCAGAAGAAGACTGAGGACACTGGTGCAGGACCACACTGCCCCCATGTGGCGGCCCCAAGACTGTGCTTTTCCCCCTTCAATCAATGACGCAATACTATTGTTCTCTTACTATTATTAATTTTTGGGGGATAGTTCAATTAATTGATCGATGACACGTGTGTATTTAACGCAAATGTTTCAGGGGTTACATTTTCTGAAAGCCGAGGAGCAAGACAAGACCTCTGTGCCGCCCTCCATATGTAGGAATTTCTTGGTGATACCATAACAACTTTCCTTGATCAAACACGTCTTCTTATCCATTTCTCACTGGCGCTCATGCAGGAACAGGATGTGTTCTCCTGCCTGCTTCTTTGTCTTAACTTTACTGTTGCATTCTTCTCCACATCTAAACTAACAGTAAAGTCCTATACCATTACTGCTACTGCTTgccaaatataaataaaactagTTCAGACGTGAGCAGCTGGCTAAAAATCGATGTCcagaattagattagattagatagtactttatttattccagaattgtgtccatgtttaaccaAAATGTTTATTATCATAAAGAGTATATGGATTTAACACACCAATTGaattcaaaataatgacatacaaaTAGAGCAATAATATCAAAACAAACCCTTTTTCTTCGGTtctcatgtttgtttgttttttgtaataatgCAGTTATTGTCCTCCATACCTTCTCATAGCGGTCATATCTTTGTTACAGGTATTTCGATTATGCTCGATTTGGTTTACAAACAAACTTTTCTTGCTCTATCAAGAAAAGTTTCCCGTATTCTTCCAAGGATCCAACTTCTTCTTGGTGCCGAAGCATCCACAACTGCAACGATATCTCCTGGTCTGAAACATCTTTTTTCATTTGTCCACTCATCAATTTACCTTTTCCAAAAAAGGTCAGCGATATATTGACTCTGCCGCTATCTTCTCCTGCTGTacggatcctttttttttttctttctgcttcCAAACTTTTTCTCTTTCTAACCTTTCTTTCTCAACAGCCTTTTCTCCTTCCCGTTCCAAAGCCTTTAGTCTTGCTTTTTCCATTTCTCTCTCTTTCTTCTCTTGTTGCTGCTGGAAAAGTGCTTGCTCCAAGGCTCTTTGCCTTTCCAGCTCTAGAGCTCTTTGTCTGACCAGAGCTTGCTCTCGCTCTTCCTGCTCTTTGGCCAAAGTTCTTCTCTCCTGCCTCTCCTTCTCCAAAGCATATTTTTTTCTGCAACTGCAAAGCTTTTTCTTGTTCCTCATTTTCAATGTGGAAGCCTTGAGCCCACTCACAGGACTTTGGGCTGAATGTGTTCCGCCAATGCTCCGGTTGATAAGCCGTTCCTCCAACCTGTCAACGATTGTGCGGTTAACAGTAACTGTGGGGCTTCCATTATGTGTGTCATTGCCTTGCAATCACCCATTAATTACGCACCCCAAAAGGGTTCTGACTGTATTGGGTCTGTCTCCGTGGCTGTTAATCTCCTCCCATGGTTCCATTAGCTTGGAGGCGTTGGTACCAATTACAGGTCCACTTTGGCAGTTATTCGAGGGATTTTGATGCCTTTGAGGTAAGGCCACTTATGGAGCTCTGCTTCACAGATCAGATTGTTAGTACACACAGGCATCTGCTTTTGAGGGAATGCTCAAACAACTTACTGCCAGTAAGATCAGAGATTAAGTAAGTACCTACCTACCTGTAAGTacctatctatctacctacctacctagctTATCAACAGGTTTATTGACCGTAAAAAGGGTCAAACTGAAAACACACTAGCAGAAAGAATACTTACATTAAATACATACAAAGTGttcattagggacggcgtggcgcagtggaagagtggccgtgcgcaacccgagggtccctggttcaaatcccacctggtaccaacctcgtcacatccgttgtgtcctgagcaagacacttcacccttgctcctgatgggtgctggttggcgccttgcatggcagctccctccatcagtgtgtgaatgtggaagtagtgtcaaagcgctttgagtaccttgaaggtagaaaagcgctatacaagtacaacccatttatcatttacacaaacaaacatacaacaacaacaaatgcaTTATGCtgtgcaagaaatctgcgttcaaaagactccggcttattagtgattcctagagctcaaaaaaagtctgcgggctatagagcgttttccgttcgggctccagtactctggaatgccctcccggtaacagttcgagatgctacctcagtagaagcatttaagtctcatcttaaaactcatctgtatactctagcctttaaatagacctcctttttagaccagttgatctgccgcttcttttctttctcctatgtccccccctcccttgtggagggggtccggtccgatgaccatggatgaagtactgactgtccagagtcgaaacccaggatggaccgctcgtcgggacccaggatggaccgctcgcctgtatcggttggggacatctctacgctgctgatccgcttgagatggtttcctgtggacgggactctcactgctgtcttggagccactatggattgaactttcacagtatcatgttagacccgctcgacatccattgctttcggtcccctagagggggggggttgcccacatctgaggtcctctccaaggtttctcatagtcagcattgtcactggcgtcccactggatgtgaattctccctgcccactgggtgtgagttttccttgcccttttgtgggttcttccgaggatgttgtagtcgtaatgatttgtgcagtcctttgagacatttgtgatttggggctatataaataaacattgattgattgattgattgaatgaactTAAATGGATAAAGAAACaccacaaaatatgtattttaagcACTCCAACACTCTAGCAAACTAGCTTACTATGCTAACATTCACTTCACAGTATGACATGACAAAAATTAGCATGACTGACTTTTGGCCATAAAACGTCCCAAACTACATCACAGCCAACAAATGATACACCACAATCAAATATCTACATGCTACTCAACGATACACACCGATGATACTTTGATTGGCGAGAGATTTGAGAAGATGAAAACGTTTGCAAACGTCACCGAACTAGCTTTAACGAGACCCGAAAGGAACTCCAAACATGGGCATTATTGTGTACACTAAGCAATGCTGCCCCCTGCTGTCTAAAGGAGGAAGTACACCTCACTGTTAAATTCCAAAGTGAACTTAAAAAACATATATTCTTAATAGAATACAATATaaaatagaatatatatttattgtcattgtacattgtataactaaattgtatgcaaactaatttagtgcaaaaatcatacataaaaacataagaacatagataaataaatacaaatacataaaaataccaagcatagagctcacatgcacagtcattattaTCATCCTGTGTTCAGcaacactattgctctcgggtaaaaagtgtttttaaaacggtttgtctggcattttattgtcctgtatctcctgcctgagggcatcacttcaaaaagtttatgtccagggtgagatgggtcctttatgatgttttgggcctttttgaggcacctggcactgtacacTTCATGGagggaggggagagagcagccagtCATCTTCATGGAAGTTTTTATGACATtcctctctgccaccgtgcagctggcgtaccacacacacatgcagtatgtTAGCACACTCTCTATTTACACATTCAACCTCTTCCTTCCTTTATTAGATGTATTGTGTTTATGACAGCAAGGTCATATTAGCAAATATGTCATGAATGAAGGACAACACAAGCACTCTTCAAAGATCATTCAAATAAGAAGAGCGCCCTCTAAGGTTTTATTCAACGGATATCGatctttatttttcatttttggccTTTGGCAtattgtttgagtttgagtttgagtttgagtttgagtttatttcaaacatgcaagcatacaacataatacatcacaatttccagtttctctttattgtgaaaataataatgatataattCATACATTAGAATATATTACACTTATTTTTTGTCACCTGTAATAAAACTTGAGTTAAAAATGTTCATTTTATCATAGAGGCAGTAGACCCtcctactattattattattattattattattattattattgttgttgttttagttgttcttaacattataattatttaaactattattattattataattattacaattttttattGCAGTTCGGTTTTTTTTTACTCTAAGCCATGACCCCGGCAGGgaaaaacggtagaaaatggatggatagatgataattgttatttgtattattattggaAGTTGCTTTAGAAATATGTATAACAAACATGCACAAACATATGCAAAACTTTTTGGCCATAgacatattgtaaaaaaaactatcattattattattgtttttattattataacatatataatttatatatacataatttataattatacaatatattattataataaatatacatattctgtttttgttgtatacattttattacaattattattattatcattaccatTAATAttattggtgatgtttttttcaattattattaattatcttTCTAGTAAAAAGCTGTGCGATTTCAAATTTGAAGTATGAAAATATGTTCgcaaaaatatttacaaaaatgttttttggcCCTTtgcatattgtaaaaaaaaaaaaggattattgtTTTATAGTtctgttattattactattactatcattattattagtggccTCAATATTATAATCATCATTATTATAACTATtaataatattgttgttttttgttatcaTATTATTATGTTATAATTATTAGAATTATCATGATGATTATGATTTTGAATATTATTAATAATCTTTCAGATTTtgagtttttgaaaaaaaaacatatcagcATTAAAGCATACACGACTTTCTGGACAAAGTAttattgtaaaatgtttatttcttgGTGAAGTTTAAAAGCATGCATGAATGTGCTGCAAGTGTTGTAGTTGATCAACTCCACCAGTAGATGGCGGCCTTGCTAAACAAAGAGCAGGAATGACGACTTTTGACAAATCAAACTGCAAAAATGGATCTAAAAGGACgcatttattttttcttctgtGATACAAACTtgaattattttgttttaatcacaTAGTTGTATTGATTTGTCACCAACATAATATTTATTCGTTGTGATAGGGAGGAACTAGTTTCAATAAACAGTATTAGTGTCCACTTATTGCCGCTAGGGGGCGTGCTAGATCACCTTATTAAAGCGCCCTTAAAAGttgcagcaaaacattgcaaactCGATATCATTTTATATCATCTTATTtcatcttgtatcatcttatatcatcttgtatcatcttatatcatcttatatcatcttgtatcatcttatatcatcttgtatcatcttatatcatcttgtatcatcttatgtcatcttatatcatcttatatcatcttatatcatcttgtatcatcttatatcatcttgtatcatcttatatcatcttatatcatcttatatcatttTATATCGTCTTATATaatcttatatcatcttgtatcatcttatatcatcttgtatcatcttgtatcatcttatatcatcttatatcatcttatatcatcttatatcatcttg
Above is a genomic segment from Nerophis ophidion isolate RoL-2023_Sa linkage group LG02, RoL_Noph_v1.0, whole genome shotgun sequence containing:
- the LOC133535293 gene encoding MAP7 domain-containing protein 2-like; the encoded protein is MEPWEEINSHGDRPNTVRTLLGLEERLINRSIGGTHSAQSPVSGLKASTLKMRNKKKLCSCRKKYALEKERQERRTLAKEQEEREQALVRQRALELERQRALEQALFQQQQEKKEREMEKARLKALEREGEKAVEKERLEREKVWKQKEKKKGSVQQEKIAAESIYR